In Rhodoligotrophos defluvii, a genomic segment contains:
- a CDS encoding GlxA family transcriptional regulator — translation MDKRVSAASPNAAPGRREPQLRVGFVLLERFTLNAFSGFIDALRLAADRGGRSRQIHCGWEIMGAADVTASCGLRVHLTGQLRDPAEFHYIAICGGNSYLEANHPAWLDAYLHRAAEQQVPLIGICTGTFNIARSGLLSGYPACVHWNVIEAFQEQFPDIEACSDRIFLDAGMRITCAGSAGAADLALHLIARHCGPELAQQAVRHMILSSSRPAGSPQPHMYHDLGHVRDHRVRHAIALMEQSLNQPLTIADIADEVGLSLRQLDRCFLNSIGMAPGAYFIELRLRYGASLLKNTGQSVTAISLAAGFADCAHFSRMFRLRYGVTPTAFRGSVGEAAQGLRGIAAAPHG, via the coding sequence ATGGACAAGAGAGTGTCGGCAGCATCCCCGAACGCGGCCCCCGGGCGGCGCGAGCCGCAGCTCCGAGTCGGGTTCGTGCTGCTGGAAAGATTTACGCTGAATGCCTTCTCGGGCTTCATCGACGCTTTGCGGCTGGCGGCCGACCGCGGCGGGCGCTCGCGCCAGATCCATTGCGGGTGGGAGATCATGGGCGCGGCCGACGTTACCGCGAGCTGCGGCCTCAGGGTGCATCTCACCGGCCAGCTGCGCGATCCTGCGGAGTTCCATTATATCGCGATCTGCGGCGGGAACAGCTACCTCGAGGCCAACCATCCGGCCTGGCTCGATGCCTATCTCCACAGGGCCGCCGAGCAGCAGGTGCCGTTGATCGGCATCTGCACCGGCACCTTCAACATTGCCCGGTCGGGATTGCTGAGCGGCTATCCGGCTTGTGTTCACTGGAACGTCATCGAGGCCTTCCAGGAGCAGTTCCCCGACATCGAGGCCTGCTCGGACCGCATCTTCCTCGATGCGGGCATGCGGATCACCTGCGCCGGATCGGCCGGCGCGGCCGACCTCGCCCTGCACCTGATCGCGAGGCACTGCGGGCCGGAGCTGGCGCAGCAGGCGGTGCGTCACATGATCCTGAGCTCCAGCCGCCCGGCCGGCTCGCCGCAGCCGCACATGTATCACGACCTCGGCCATGTGAGAGACCACCGGGTCCGTCACGCCATCGCCCTGATGGAACAGTCGCTCAATCAGCCGCTCACGATCGCCGACATCGCCGATGAGGTCGGGCTGAGCCTGCGGCAGCTGGACCGGTGCTTCCTGAACAGCATCGGCATGGCGCCCGGCGCCTATTTCATCGAGCTGCGCCTCCGCTACGGCGCTTCGCTGCTCAAGAACACCGGCCAGAGCGTCACCGCCATATCGCTTGCGGCGGGCTTTGCCGACTGCGCCCATTTCAGCCGCATGTTCAGGCTGCGCTATGGGGTGACCCCCACGGCATTCAGAGGATCGGTCGGAGAGGCCGCCCAGGGTCTGCGCGGCATCGCTGCGGCGCCTCACGGCTGA
- a CDS encoding DUF2254 domain-containing protein: MGMDRVRNLLALLRGQLWPIPAVFSLAAVGLAYILLNFGNRLSPAVNGKLWWLYSGEASTARDLLGSLLSGMMTMTSLVVSVTFVILTLAANQLGPRLISIFMADRQIQSVLGLFIGTILYIILVLRTLDDTLGVEGVPHLAVTTASVLTILCLLALLFYIHKIARSIIADNVVEAVSQELQETLRHILPENHGDGEKGAERSFRGGAWPVGIGQAGYLQVVDYARLVSLACEEDVQLAVKVRAGHYLLREGEHVAVYAGTCPSEDLRKRIRSAFTVGTERTPAQDPEHGVRQLVEIATRALSPGINDPFTAKAVIDRLGAAFEEALARDSQPSALCDRNGTLRLLADRSDISGLLDAAFDPIRQAGAAHPAILIQIARVTADLSAAIREPAQADALLDEVAKLAETTSLGRFAQRDRKDIADAIEQARGALMRAAERVRQIDMEKDGAGVRP, from the coding sequence ATGGGTATGGATCGCGTCCGCAATCTCCTCGCGCTGCTGCGCGGTCAGCTCTGGCCCATCCCGGCCGTATTCAGCCTCGCCGCGGTCGGGCTGGCCTATATTCTCCTGAATTTCGGCAACCGCCTCAGCCCGGCCGTCAACGGCAAGCTCTGGTGGCTGTACAGCGGCGAGGCGAGCACCGCGCGGGATCTTCTCGGCAGCCTGCTCTCCGGGATGATGACGATGACGTCCCTGGTGGTTTCCGTCACCTTCGTGATCCTCACCCTGGCGGCCAACCAGCTCGGGCCCCGGCTGATCTCCATCTTCATGGCGGACCGGCAGATACAATCCGTATTGGGACTGTTCATCGGCACCATCCTTTACATCATCCTGGTGCTCAGGACACTCGACGATACCCTGGGCGTGGAGGGCGTGCCGCATCTCGCGGTTACCACCGCAAGCGTCCTGACCATCCTGTGCCTGCTCGCCCTGCTGTTCTATATCCATAAGATCGCGCGATCGATCATCGCGGACAACGTGGTGGAGGCGGTCTCTCAGGAGCTGCAAGAGACGCTGCGGCACATCTTGCCCGAGAACCATGGTGACGGCGAAAAGGGCGCGGAGCGCTCCTTCCGGGGGGGCGCTTGGCCGGTCGGCATCGGACAGGCCGGGTATCTGCAGGTGGTTGACTACGCGCGCCTGGTTTCGCTGGCCTGCGAAGAGGATGTTCAGCTGGCAGTCAAGGTGCGCGCCGGGCATTATCTTTTGCGTGAGGGAGAGCACGTTGCCGTCTATGCCGGGACTTGCCCGAGCGAGGACCTGCGCAAGCGGATCCGCTCGGCCTTCACGGTCGGCACCGAGCGCACGCCTGCTCAAGATCCCGAGCATGGCGTGCGGCAGCTGGTGGAGATCGCGACCAGGGCGCTCTCCCCGGGTATCAACGATCCATTCACCGCCAAGGCGGTGATCGATCGGCTGGGCGCAGCCTTCGAGGAAGCCCTGGCGCGCGACAGTCAGCCGTCTGCACTCTGCGACCGGAACGGCACGCTCCGGCTGCTTGCAGACCGCAGCGATATATCAGGCCTGCTCGATGCCGCGTTCGATCCGATCCGGCAGGCAGGGGCCGCTCATCCTGCAATCCTGATCCAGATTGCGCGGGTGACCGCCGATCTCTCCGCAGCTATCAGGGAACCCGCGCAAGCCGACGCCCTTCTCGATGAGGTTGCGAAGCTGGCAGAGACCACCTCGCTCGGGCGGTTTGCGCAACGCGACCGGAAGGACATTGCCGATGCCATCGAACAGGCGCGCGGCGCGCTGATGAGAGCGGCGGAACGGGTCCGTCAAATCGATATGGAGAAGGACGGTGCCGGAGTTCGGCCTTGA
- a CDS encoding autotransporter domain-containing protein: MTIDDAVTGTAGGAGGSGGWAYGPGTTGGAGGGGGAGGHGLLVTGAGTIRNNSTITGGSGGPGGYGRSGESQADGGRGGDGGAGLAVTVPAAVINNEDGGIITGGDGGQGGFTFSNNGRNGDGGDGGAGIDGDGAAITNLGTIQGGTGGYSGEQTPGTAHGGAGGDAIAGNDLTISNAGKLTGGEGGMGLAASGTGGQGGSGVNSSNVTLGNTGTIQGGTGGQASATEVVAGDGGAGIHGSGGTITNSGTIEGGDGGIGTGFLSSRGGHGGAGVNGSGLTVINTGTIQGGNGGEATGPNSAYGGNGGAGITGADLVIKNGGTIVGGTGAAGPTANGSDGNAITFTGGTNVLELWHGSNIVGDVAAYSTADTLRLGGATDSTFDLSEIGPDQKYQGFGVYEKTGSSTWTLTDTSAVVTPWTVQEGTLSVEGTLNGTVDVESGGALGGTGTVLGSASIASGGTLVGQAGQTLTFGSDLTLDSGANIDVSLGAPNATELFHVDGDLTLDGTLNVADAGGFGPGVYRIFHYDGALTDEGLEIGSTPFGVNADELSVQTAVVGQVNLVSEAGQSLNFWDGGDPSKHGNGKIDGGDGIWSTVAPNWTDQNGITDGPMRPQPGFAIFQGAPGLVTVDDGAGDVAVTGMQFAVDGYEIQGDPITLAQAGTIIRVGDGSAAGAGFTAVIGAELTGAGGLNKTDLGTLVLTAANSYTGGTTISGGILSVIGSLGGTVTVNAGGTLSGTGTVGTTTVEKDATIAPGTAGTSIATLHVSGDITFKDGSIYAVDIDPDGNSDEIQATGIAAIEGGVVSVSKAPGTYLPGSHYTIVSATGGVAGTFDTLEEDMPFVDLTLSYDPNNVYLDIVRSQIAFCDVSETYNQCSAGHGAESLGSGNALYDAIVSLPTEADAVHAFDMISGEMHASMQGMLINDARFVQEAALGQLRGDLLGALDTRQLAGGPALGANGTGITPAADLFIPAPQPLPSARLWTYGFGSWAKRDGNGNAASLKREIAGVFGGFDMGFAEAFRAGVMGGYSRSAYKVNARASSADSDNYHVAVYGGWQWSGLGLRVGGAYSWHDFETDRSATFLGFSEDLEADYWAQTAQAFGEIGYQVAFGTIGFEPFAGASYVNLHRDRFTEDGGVAALRAESEEQEATYTTVGLRGAARFDLASLPAAVHGMVAWRHLFGDKQPTATFNFAGGSPFTIQGVPLARDVLAVDGGIAVAISPQGSFGVSYSGQFGKNTTDHGVHGNITWWF, encoded by the coding sequence ATGACCATCGATGATGCGGTCACCGGCACGGCTGGCGGTGCCGGCGGAAGCGGCGGCTGGGCATATGGTCCCGGCACCACCGGCGGTGCTGGCGGGGGCGGCGGCGCAGGCGGCCACGGCCTTCTTGTCACTGGTGCGGGAACGATCAGGAACAACTCGACCATCACGGGCGGCAGTGGCGGCCCGGGTGGCTATGGCCGGTCAGGCGAATCACAGGCGGATGGCGGACGGGGCGGCGATGGTGGTGCTGGGCTCGCAGTTACCGTTCCTGCTGCGGTTATCAACAATGAGGACGGCGGGATCATAACCGGAGGCGATGGCGGTCAAGGCGGATTTACCTTCTCAAACAACGGCAGGAACGGGGATGGAGGTGATGGTGGCGCAGGAATAGACGGTGATGGCGCTGCGATCACCAATCTGGGAACCATTCAGGGCGGCACCGGTGGCTATTCCGGCGAGCAGACGCCTGGCACGGCGCATGGCGGCGCTGGCGGTGATGCGATCGCGGGGAATGATCTGACGATCAGCAATGCCGGAAAATTGACGGGCGGCGAAGGGGGTATGGGCCTTGCAGCGAGCGGAACTGGTGGGCAGGGAGGCTCCGGTGTCAATAGCAGCAATGTAACGCTTGGCAACACGGGAACCATCCAGGGTGGCACTGGAGGGCAGGCCAGCGCCACCGAGGTGGTCGCAGGTGACGGAGGGGCAGGTATCCATGGCAGTGGCGGAACTATAACCAACAGCGGAACGATCGAGGGCGGCGATGGCGGTATTGGAACCGGCTTTCTAAGCAGCCGCGGCGGTCACGGAGGTGCCGGTGTCAACGGCAGCGGTCTTACGGTCATCAACACGGGGACCATTCAGGGTGGCAATGGAGGCGAGGCAACCGGGCCCAATTCTGCGTATGGGGGAAATGGAGGGGCCGGCATTACTGGTGCCGACCTCGTCATCAAGAATGGCGGCACAATCGTTGGCGGCACCGGTGCAGCCGGTCCAACAGCAAATGGCTCCGACGGAAATGCAATCACCTTTACTGGTGGCACCAATGTCCTGGAGCTGTGGCATGGCTCAAATATTGTCGGTGACGTTGCCGCATATAGCACGGCCGACACCTTGAGGCTCGGGGGTGCGACGGACTCCACCTTCGACCTCTCGGAGATTGGACCAGATCAAAAATATCAGGGCTTCGGCGTCTATGAGAAGACCGGGAGCAGCACCTGGACGCTGACCGATACATCGGCGGTGGTGACGCCGTGGACCGTTCAGGAGGGCACGCTGTCGGTCGAAGGCACGCTAAACGGGACGGTGGACGTAGAGTCCGGAGGTGCCCTCGGCGGAACGGGCACCGTGCTCGGCTCCGCCAGCATAGCCTCGGGCGGCACGCTTGTCGGCCAGGCGGGTCAGACCCTCACCTTTGGCAGCGATCTCACGCTCGACAGCGGCGCGAATATCGATGTTTCGCTTGGAGCGCCGAACGCGACCGAGCTCTTCCACGTTGACGGAGACCTCACGCTGGATGGCACGCTCAATGTTGCCGACGCCGGCGGCTTCGGGCCCGGCGTCTATCGGATTTTCCATTATGATGGCGCGCTCACCGACGAGGGCCTCGAGATTGGAAGCACACCGTTCGGCGTCAATGCTGACGAGCTCTCGGTCCAAACCGCGGTCGTCGGCCAGGTGAACCTTGTCAGTGAGGCCGGTCAGTCGCTGAATTTCTGGGATGGCGGCGATCCGAGCAAGCATGGGAACGGGAAAATCGATGGAGGCGATGGCATCTGGAGCACGGTCGCACCCAATTGGACCGACCAGAACGGCATCACTGATGGGCCGATGCGCCCGCAGCCCGGCTTCGCCATCTTCCAAGGTGCCCCAGGCTTGGTCACTGTCGACGACGGGGCCGGCGATGTCGCGGTTACGGGCATGCAATTCGCCGTGGATGGCTATGAGATTCAGGGCGATCCAATCACCCTCGCGCAAGCGGGTACGATTATCCGCGTGGGCGACGGCAGCGCAGCCGGTGCGGGCTTCACAGCTGTCATCGGGGCGGAACTGACCGGCGCCGGCGGGCTTAACAAGACTGATCTTGGGACGCTCGTGCTCACGGCAGCCAACAGCTATACGGGTGGTACCACAATTTCCGGCGGAATATTGTCGGTGATTGGATCGCTCGGCGGCACGGTGACGGTCAACGCCGGAGGCACCCTGAGCGGCACCGGCACGGTCGGCACCACCACGGTTGAGAAGGACGCGACCATAGCTCCAGGCACGGCTGGCACCTCCATAGCCACGTTGCATGTCTCCGGCGACATCACCTTCAAGGATGGCTCGATCTACGCTGTCGATATCGATCCGGACGGCAACAGCGATGAGATCCAGGCAACGGGTATTGCCGCGATTGAAGGCGGCGTTGTTTCGGTGAGCAAAGCGCCCGGCACCTATCTGCCCGGCAGCCATTACACCATTGTCAGTGCCACCGGCGGGGTAGCGGGCACGTTCGACACGCTCGAAGAGGACATGCCCTTTGTGGACCTCACCTTGAGCTATGACCCGAACAACGTCTATCTCGATATCGTCCGCAGCCAGATCGCCTTCTGTGATGTGTCCGAGACCTACAATCAGTGCTCGGCTGGGCACGGCGCGGAAAGCCTCGGGTCGGGCAACGCCCTCTACGATGCCATCGTAAGCTTGCCGACGGAAGCCGACGCCGTGCACGCGTTCGACATGATCTCGGGCGAGATGCATGCTTCGATGCAAGGCATGTTGATCAATGATGCCCGGTTCGTACAGGAAGCTGCCCTCGGCCAGTTGCGGGGCGATCTGCTCGGCGCCTTAGACACCAGGCAGCTGGCGGGGGGACCTGCTCTCGGTGCCAATGGCACAGGCATCACGCCGGCGGCGGATCTGTTCATCCCTGCGCCCCAGCCGCTACCCAGCGCAAGGCTCTGGACCTATGGCTTCGGGTCTTGGGCCAAGCGTGACGGGAACGGCAACGCGGCGAGCCTGAAGCGCGAGATCGCCGGCGTGTTCGGAGGTTTTGACATGGGCTTTGCCGAGGCGTTTCGCGCCGGCGTCATGGGCGGCTACAGCCGCAGCGCCTATAAGGTGAATGCGCGTGCCTCATCGGCCGACAGCGACAACTATCATGTGGCGGTCTATGGCGGCTGGCAGTGGAGCGGCCTTGGCCTGCGCGTCGGCGGGGCTTATAGCTGGCACGATTTCGAAACCGACCGGTCGGCCACGTTCCTCGGATTCTCGGAGGATCTTGAGGCCGATTATTGGGCGCAGACCGCACAGGCATTCGGCGAAATCGGCTATCAGGTCGCGTTCGGCACGATCGGGTTCGAACCGTTCGCAGGAGCGAGCTATGTCAACCTGCACCGCGACCGGTTCACCGAGGATGGTGGGGTGGCGGCCCTTCGCGCCGAGAGCGAGGAGCAGGAGGCGACCTACACCACGGTTGGATTGCGCGGCGCTGCACGGTTTGACCTGGCCTCCTTGCCGGCTGCCGTGCATGGCATGGTAGCCTGGCGGCACCTATTCGGGGATAAGCAGCCGACGGCGACGTTCAATTTCGCGGGCGGCTCGCCGTTCACCATCCAGGGGGTGCCGCTCGCCCGGGATGTACTGGCCGTGGATGGGGGCATTGCCGTGGCGATCAGTCCGCAAGGCAGCTTCGGGGTAAGCTATAGCGGGCAATTCGGCAAGAACACCACCGACCATGGGGTGCACGGCAACATCACCTGGTGGTTCTGA
- a CDS encoding L-2-amino-thiazoline-4-carboxylic acid hydrolase, with amino-acid sequence MGIPVIEQAKIQAQVLVPLVKALQAELGKERANALVRKTLGDVYRRLGEQWWRAKESTHVGENMALAFASFAKGDAVEYSVRAQSQDTYEIDVTGCRYAQFYKELGEPELGFLLVCSSDFPFAEGFGSDIKLTRTQTIMQGASHCDFRYRRQKD; translated from the coding sequence ATGGGCATCCCCGTCATAGAACAAGCCAAGATACAGGCTCAGGTCTTAGTTCCTCTCGTCAAGGCCCTTCAGGCGGAATTGGGCAAGGAACGCGCGAACGCGCTTGTCCGCAAGACTCTAGGCGACGTTTATCGCCGCCTCGGCGAACAGTGGTGGCGGGCGAAAGAATCCACGCACGTGGGAGAGAACATGGCGTTGGCGTTTGCCTCGTTCGCCAAAGGTGACGCCGTTGAATACAGTGTTCGCGCGCAATCGCAAGATACCTATGAGATCGATGTCACTGGATGCCGGTACGCACAGTTCTACAAGGAGTTGGGTGAGCCTGAGCTTGGATTCTTGCTGGTCTGCAGCTCGGACTTCCCGTTCGCCGAGGGTTTTGGCTCCGACATAAAGCTCACGCGCACACAAACCATCATGCAGGGCGCGAGCCACTGCGATTTTCGCTACAGGCGACAGAAAGACTGA
- a CDS encoding amidase, whose amino-acid sequence MAQDLADLSLVEALGSIEAGTCQAGDIVESCLDRIEALEPRVRAWQHRPDRKAFMAGWRSRQASHGQSPLKGLLVGVKDIMDTTEFPTERGSSIYRGRMATADASCVALLRWAGAEFPGKTVTTEFAYFQPGQTTNPHRQTHTPGGSSSGSAAAVACGMVPVALGSQTAGSTIRPASYCGVVGFVPSHGLHALRGVMPLSPSFDTLGMLTRSVADAALIHRLLLDGRSDGRPDTCRPRRILLMSGEQFGEVSPSMTSAMETVADRLKEHEVEIVQTDRLACMDDAVATHERIMAFEAARTLASEYASRRSELGPQLLQLLEVGQAMGLEEYLHLLERRDGMIRTYAEAVAGFDGIAAPAAPDAAPRGTDFTGSAHMSRPWQLIGVPQIALPGLRDPNEMPLGVQLIGLTRQDERLLGLAAWFELKVFSVKA is encoded by the coding sequence ATGGCGCAGGATCTTGCCGATCTATCGCTCGTGGAGGCCTTAGGGTCGATCGAGGCCGGGACATGTCAGGCCGGCGACATCGTGGAGAGCTGCCTGGACCGGATTGAGGCGCTCGAGCCTCGTGTGCGAGCTTGGCAGCACCGCCCTGACCGGAAAGCGTTCATGGCGGGCTGGCGGTCGCGGCAAGCCTCGCACGGGCAATCGCCGCTCAAGGGACTTCTGGTCGGCGTCAAAGACATTATGGACACCACCGAGTTCCCGACCGAGCGGGGTTCGTCCATTTATCGCGGACGCATGGCAACGGCCGATGCATCCTGTGTGGCTCTGCTCCGCTGGGCCGGTGCCGAGTTTCCTGGAAAGACGGTCACCACCGAGTTTGCCTACTTCCAGCCCGGGCAGACCACGAATCCCCACCGGCAGACGCATACGCCGGGCGGGTCGTCGAGCGGCTCGGCGGCCGCCGTTGCCTGCGGTATGGTGCCAGTCGCGCTCGGCTCCCAGACGGCGGGATCCACCATCCGCCCGGCCTCCTACTGCGGGGTTGTGGGGTTCGTCCCCTCCCATGGTCTGCATGCGCTGCGCGGCGTGATGCCGCTGAGCCCCTCTTTCGACACGCTGGGCATGCTCACGCGGAGCGTCGCCGACGCCGCGCTTATCCACCGCCTGCTGCTCGATGGGCGATCGGACGGGCGTCCCGACACATGCCGGCCAAGGCGCATATTGCTGATGTCTGGCGAGCAGTTTGGCGAGGTGTCGCCTTCCATGACCTCTGCCATGGAGACGGTAGCGGATAGGCTGAAGGAGCATGAGGTCGAGATTGTGCAAACCGACCGGCTCGCGTGTATGGACGATGCCGTTGCGACACATGAGCGTATCATGGCGTTCGAGGCCGCACGCACGCTGGCCTCCGAATACGCGAGCCGTCGCAGCGAGCTTGGCCCGCAACTCCTGCAGCTCTTGGAGGTCGGCCAGGCGATGGGGCTGGAAGAGTACCTGCACCTGCTGGAGCGGCGTGACGGCATGATCCGCACCTATGCGGAAGCGGTCGCCGGTTTCGATGGCATTGCCGCACCCGCGGCTCCGGATGCTGCACCACGCGGCACGGACTTCACTGGATCCGCCCATATGAGCCGGCCCTGGCAGTTGATCGGTGTACCCCAAATCGCCCTCCCCGGGCTGCGGGATCCGAACGAGATGCCTCTAGGTGTGCAATTGATCGGCTTGACGCGCCAGGACGAGCGGTTGCTTGGGTTGGCAGCCTGGTTCGAATTGAAGGTATTCAGTGTGAAAGCTTAG
- a CDS encoding MgtC/SapB family protein: MPEFGLDLDLIIHDAMLVLIAFALALPIGWERGHGRHSVGFRTLPIVAMAACGFALIIAANAPGSAEAQARVLQGVITGIGFIGGGAILKQGRNVKGLVTAASIWNAGAIGVAVGFGRTNIAVVLSLINLISLSVLTYLNTQDEDGDGEGKD, encoded by the coding sequence GTGCCGGAGTTCGGCCTTGATCTGGACCTCATCATACATGACGCCATGCTGGTGTTGATCGCCTTCGCCCTGGCCTTGCCGATCGGGTGGGAGCGTGGCCACGGCCGGCACAGCGTGGGCTTTCGCACGCTGCCGATCGTCGCCATGGCGGCCTGCGGCTTCGCACTGATCATTGCCGCGAACGCGCCCGGCAGCGCCGAGGCTCAGGCCCGTGTCCTGCAGGGCGTGATCACCGGCATCGGCTTCATCGGCGGCGGAGCGATCCTCAAGCAGGGCCGGAACGTCAAAGGCCTGGTAACGGCAGCCAGCATCTGGAATGCCGGCGCCATCGGCGTCGCCGTCGGTTTCGGGCGCACCAACATCGCTGTGGTGCTCAGTCTCATCAACCTGATCAGCCTGTCGGTGCTGACTTATCTCAACACGCAAGACGAAGACGGTGACGGGGAAGGCAAGGATTAG
- a CDS encoding DUF1116 domain-containing protein — protein sequence MQLSAADGLGFAKIAAARPAWSGVRRLSDAVRGLQGRYVLHAGPPFRDRASIPAPVRNSLCAACIYEGWAASWSEAEALLAGGAINMVPAQDCACVVPLAGVLSPSMPVLEVIDLEDRSATFFAAVNEGQRHATRLGMRDERLPGHLRWLGGTLAPWLEEALQEPIELLPLMGEALARGDDCHSRTVHGSAAIAAALRGRNERSPPDVHAFLDTSPAFALNLWMGAAALMLRSAEGTGNCTLVTRAGGNGENFGIQLAGRPGVWVTMPAPVPFGPVDATARDRSAVGAVGDSALVDFLGLGAQALATAPEVARALSGYLPKNAGDRARSVLAGELPGLGRRAVTSAALAAEADVGPLVLLGMIDRAGVAGRIGGGVVDVPPQLFAQALRECI from the coding sequence ATGCAACTCAGCGCTGCAGATGGGCTCGGCTTTGCAAAAATTGCCGCCGCACGGCCAGCATGGTCGGGGGTGCGCAGGCTTTCGGACGCGGTCCGCGGGCTCCAAGGCCGATATGTGCTTCACGCGGGCCCACCCTTCCGCGATCGGGCGAGCATCCCTGCTCCAGTCCGGAATTCCCTCTGCGCGGCCTGCATCTATGAAGGTTGGGCCGCAAGCTGGAGCGAGGCGGAAGCGCTTCTCGCGGGCGGCGCGATCAATATGGTGCCTGCGCAGGACTGCGCCTGTGTGGTCCCGCTGGCCGGCGTGCTGTCGCCATCCATGCCGGTTCTTGAAGTGATTGATCTTGAGGACCGCTCCGCAACGTTTTTTGCAGCCGTCAACGAGGGCCAGCGACACGCGACCCGCCTCGGGATGCGTGACGAACGGTTGCCCGGTCATCTGCGCTGGCTTGGGGGGACACTGGCCCCTTGGCTAGAAGAGGCTCTTCAGGAACCTATCGAGCTTCTGCCGCTCATGGGTGAAGCGCTCGCCCGGGGCGATGATTGCCATTCGCGAACCGTCCACGGCTCGGCGGCCATAGCGGCGGCCCTTCGCGGGCGAAACGAGCGTTCTCCGCCTGATGTGCACGCGTTCCTGGACACGTCGCCCGCCTTCGCCCTCAACCTCTGGATGGGTGCGGCGGCGCTGATGCTGCGTTCGGCCGAAGGGACAGGGAACTGCACCCTGGTGACGCGTGCTGGCGGCAATGGCGAGAATTTCGGCATCCAGCTCGCCGGCCGGCCTGGCGTTTGGGTCACGATGCCGGCGCCGGTGCCGTTCGGACCCGTTGATGCCACCGCCCGGGATAGAAGCGCGGTGGGTGCTGTGGGTGACAGCGCCCTGGTCGATTTTCTCGGACTCGGCGCGCAGGCACTGGCGACCGCGCCGGAGGTTGCCAGGGCGCTCTCCGGCTACCTCCCGAAGAATGCCGGCGACAGGGCCAGAAGCGTTCTTGCCGGTGAACTGCCTGGACTGGGCCGTCGGGCGGTCACAAGCGCGGCACTTGCGGCGGAAGCTGATGTCGGCCCGCTCGTGCTTCTTGGGATGATCGACCGCGCCGGGGTCGCCGGTCGGATCGGCGGGGGCGTGGTGGACGTACCGCCACAGCTCTTCGCACAAGCGCTCCGGGAGTGCATTTGA
- a CDS encoding bifunctional helix-turn-helix transcriptional regulator/GNAT family N-acetyltransferase yields the protein MNTNGWPTGNNQVDAIRAFNRFYTRQLGLLEERLLASEFSLTEARVLYELAHREGLTAADLVRDLGIDPGYLSRIVRKFRTEGIVSTRPAPSDGRQLILSLTETGRRAFAPLDRASQDEVLAMIEPLHPGDREQLVKAMKTIIRILAGAQEEKVPYVLRPPVPGDLGWITHRQGVLYAQEYGWDETFEALVAEIASEFFKKFDPKRERCWIAERGGEIVGSVFLADGGGETAKLRLLYVEPAARGLGIGNRLVAECIGFARSRGYREITLWTNSILTSARKIYEAHGFRLAKEEPHHSFGKDLIGQTWVLKL from the coding sequence GTGAACACGAATGGGTGGCCGACAGGCAACAATCAGGTCGATGCGATACGGGCGTTCAACCGCTTTTACACCCGCCAGCTCGGCTTGCTCGAGGAGAGGCTTCTCGCAAGCGAGTTTTCGTTGACCGAGGCGCGCGTGCTCTACGAGCTGGCACACCGAGAGGGACTGACGGCGGCCGACCTCGTTCGCGACCTTGGTATCGATCCGGGTTATCTGAGCCGCATCGTCAGGAAGTTCAGAACCGAGGGCATCGTCAGCACAAGGCCGGCGCCGTCGGACGGGCGCCAGTTGATCCTTTCGCTCACCGAGACGGGACGTCGTGCCTTCGCTCCCTTGGACCGGGCCTCCCAGGACGAAGTGCTTGCAATGATCGAGCCCCTCCATCCGGGCGACCGCGAGCAACTCGTCAAGGCGATGAAGACCATCATCCGGATCTTGGCGGGAGCGCAGGAAGAAAAGGTGCCTTACGTCCTGCGTCCTCCGGTGCCCGGCGATCTTGGCTGGATCACGCATCGGCAGGGGGTGCTCTATGCCCAGGAATATGGTTGGGACGAGACGTTCGAGGCCCTCGTTGCCGAGATCGCGAGCGAGTTCTTCAAGAAGTTCGATCCGAAGCGAGAACGGTGCTGGATCGCCGAGCGAGGCGGCGAGATCGTCGGCTCGGTGTTCCTGGCCGATGGTGGTGGTGAGACGGCCAAGCTGCGGCTGCTCTATGTCGAGCCCGCCGCGCGCGGCCTCGGCATCGGGAATAGGCTCGTCGCGGAGTGCATCGGCTTTGCACGGAGCCGCGGCTATCGTGAAATCACGCTTTGGACGAACAGCATCCTCACATCCGCCCGCAAGATCTACGAGGCTCACGGCTTTCGGCTGGCCAAGGAGGAGCCGCACCACTCCTTCGGCAAGGACCTCATCGGCCAGACCTGGGTCCTGAAGCTGTGA